One Benincasa hispida cultivar B227 chromosome 5, ASM972705v1, whole genome shotgun sequence genomic window carries:
- the LOC120077113 gene encoding putative DUF21 domain-containing protein At1g03270 isoform X8 encodes MLLLHSLTLPTATFFSSSHYQVPLVEADDIPFPTAWWFLYAGLSCLLVLFAGIMSGLTLGLMSLNLVELEILQRTGSSTEKKQAAAIIPVLQKQHQLLVTLLLCNACAMEALPIYLDKIFHPFVAVLLSVTFVLVFGEIIPQAICSRYGLAVGANFIWLVRILMIICYPISYPVGKVLDAVLGHHDALFRRAQLKALVSIHGQEAGKGGELTHDETTIISGALDLTEKTAVAAMTPIESTFSLDVNSNLDWEAIGKILARGHSRVPVYSENPKNIIGLLLVKSLLTVRAETETPVSAVSIRRIPRYAII; translated from the exons ATGCTGCTCCTTCATTCCTTAACATTACCCACAGCTACCTTCTTCTCCAGCAGCCATTACCAGGTTCCCCTGGTGGAGGCCGATGATATCCCTTTTCCCACTGCATGGTGGTTCCTTTACGCCGGCCTCTCCTGTCTCCTCGTTTTGTTCGCCGGTATTATGTCTGGCCTCACTCTCGGCCTCATGTCCCTCAACCTTGTTGAGCTCGAAATCTTGCAACGTACAGGTTCTTCCACCGAGAAAAAGCAAGCTG CTGCTATTATTCCTGTGCTGCAGAAACAGCACCAATTGCTTGTTACTCTCCTGCTTTGTAATGCTTGTGCCATGGAg GCTCTTCCTATCTACCTTGATAAAATCTTTCACCCCTTCGTCGCGGTTTTGCTATCTGTGACGTTCGTTCTTGTCTTTGGCGAG atTATTCCGCAAGCAATATGCTCGAGATATGGACTTGCTGTTGGTGCAAATTTTATTTGGCTAGTGCGTATTTTGATGATCATCTGTTATCCAATTTCGTACCCGGTTGGAAAG GTCTTGGATGCAGTACTTGGTCACCATGATGCTCTGTTTAGGAGAGCTCAGTTGAAAGCCCTTGTTTCTATCCATGGACAAGAG gCTGGGAAGGGAGGTGAACTCACACACGATGAGACGACCATCATCAGTGGGGCATTGGACTTGACAGAAAAG ACTGCAGTGGCGGCTATGACACCTATAGAATCAACATTTTCTTTGGATGTGAATTCCAACTTGGACTG GGAAGCAATTGGAAAAATCCTTGCACGAGGTCATAGTCGTGTCCCAGTCTATTCTGAGAACCCAAAGAATATAATTGGTCTCCTATTG GTGAAAAGTCTACTGACAGTAAGAGCAGAAACGGAAACTCCAGTCAGTGCTGTTTCCATACGGAGAATTCCTAG ATATGCCATTATATGA